CGCGACCAGGCTTTCGAGCAGCGACGTGCCGACATGCTGGCCGCGCCCCGTGCGCTCGCGCTCGTACAGCGCGGCGACGACGCCCGTCGCGACCCACATCCCCGAACTGAGATCGCCGATCGCGGTACCGGTGCGGGTCGGCTCGCCATCCGGAAAACCGGTGAGGCTCATCAGCCCCGCGTAACCCTGCGCGATCTGGTCGAAGCCCGGCCAGTCGCGCAGCGGGCCGCGCGGGCCGAACGCGGTGACGCTGCCCATCACGAGCCGCGGATCCTGCGCGCTCAGCGTGTCGTAGCCGAGCCCCATCGCGTCCATCGTGCCGGCCTTGAAGTTCTCGATCACGACGTCGGCCTGCGCGATCAGCCGGCGCACGACATCGATCCCGGCCGGCTGCCGCAAATCCACGCAGATGCCGCGCTTGTTGCGATTGCAGGACAGGTAGTACGTGCTCACGCCGCGATCGAACGGCCCCCAAGCGCGGCTCATGTCGCCGTTCGGGCCCGACTCGACCTTGATGACGTCGGCGCCGAGATCGGCGAGCACCATCGAGCAGAACGGCCCCGACAGCGCGCGACTCAGATCGACGACCCTGATTCCTTGTAATGCCTGCATTCCGGACTC
This window of the Burkholderia cepacia GG4 genome carries:
- a CDS encoding CaiB/BaiF CoA transferase family protein → MQALQGIRVVDLSRALSGPFCSMVLADLGADVIKVESGPNGDMSRAWGPFDRGVSTYYLSCNRNKRGICVDLRQPAGIDVVRRLIAQADVVIENFKAGTMDAMGLGYDTLSAQDPRLVMGSVTAFGPRGPLRDWPGFDQIAQGYAGLMSLTGFPDGEPTRTGTAIGDLSSGMWVATGVVAALYERERTGRGQHVGTSLLESLVALLSVHGQRYLSLGDVPRRTGNAHAVIAPYGVFETADGPLNLAPITTDMWLRLCQLLDLPELPNDPRFATNDARVANRDALKALLESRLRTRSKREWTQRFVEAGLPAGPIHTLDEVFADPQLAHCGLVEPVAHPTLGTLRQVVTPLGGMCDDGPAPRTRHAPPLLGEHTVDVLRDAGYDAAAIDALLAARAIFQAEAVAEAVQ